ttagtgaaccagtcaagctacaaggctagatccgcaAGTGTcctgtactatttaaaaaatattcttagtTGTGAAAAAGCCCATAATATAACCTGAAGTGGCGGAAACTCCTCATAAGATTTCAGAAATTGTCGTTTTCTTATATTTTGTGTTACCCTTTAAGTCCATGTTGAAAATAGTAGCTCTGTAGCTTGTTTcttgtaatatataattttttcagtaaaacaaaacgAACAAAAAAGCTATctctatttttacttttttgttttgcttcctggtGATATTTGTAAATAGTAAAAGTAGCCTATTCCTTGTAAAAGAATGAGGTAAATGGGttattgtaaaatatgtacaTGATTATAAGACAATGCAGTCATAAATTCACTGAGTGGCACGATACTTCGCACTTTCACGTCTAGTTCATTTGAGCTTTTGATGCAGATGAAGTACAGTAAAACCTCAGAGAATCATGTCATTGCACCAGGATGCGCATCAAACCAAGTCAACCAAGATCACTTGAAATGGTGATCTCAGTTCACTTGGAAGTGGACTCGGTACtttttgcaatgtgaaaccaaTCGTACTGCAACTTGCTTGGAAACGAACTGCTCCAAATAGCTAAACAAATTGTGGAAGTGACATACTTCAGCAACCGTCAAGGAAAGTGTCTCACCACTGTCGCACGTacccacacaaccacacacacacatacaatacaatGACACGTGCACACCAGTCAAGAACACCACAATGTCACATGTAGCCTACACTGCAGCACATCACAACAAAATATTATGGGGCTGGTTTACAAACTGTCGCAATTGGGGCTATTCATTGAAATTAAGCTAATACCGGTGTTTGAGATTGCAGCATGCACATTCTTTagcataatagcaaaactgtcacaTAACAGAAAAGTTATaggaaaaatatgaaatgacaattgaataattattgagcACATCTTTTGTGTCTGGCTTCATTAGAATTGCACCATATACACTGGCAGGGAAAACATTGTGCCAAGATAAAGCTGTAGTGTTGCATTTGCGCTGCTCCACCTTTTGCAAATCAGCTCCTGTGTTTTCTATCTCATCACAGTACAACGTTCACAACAAgctattattatgatgatgatggtgatgattaTTATTTGCCTTCGCTTGAAACGTCTTGTAAACACCAGCTGTTGCTCATGCATTACCTCCAAAAACATTTTTCCAACAGGTGTGATGCTCTTTCACCATGTTCCATTTCATCTGCAATGATTTGATGTAATGTTTGATGTAAAGTAAGAATCTGGTAAATCTTAAACTTCACCGAtaactgtcaacatttaccaagtaaggTGGTACATTTCCAGAACtatgaagaaatatattgcttttcagacattCACCGAAAGCTTACTGGTAAAGGCATGTTATTCTTCCgatttaccagtaaatgtctgaagtaaagcgttatgtttattttggacatttacctCTTTACTTGGTCAATATCAACAGTCTTGAGATTTGCTAATTTTCTGACTCTTACCGTAACATAAGCCCCAAGCAAACCAAAAGAACATgaacaacagcacagcacagcacagtatttTCCATTTTGGGCACAATGGTGATGGGAAAAGTTTTTCCAGGGAGAACTTCTGCTGTAGTAATCAGCAAGAGAGCCAAGTGCGTTTGGAACAGTGCAATGTGAGACCTATAGAACTATAGTCTGGATGAATAAGCTACAggtaaaccaaacaaacacatttacattttctttaaaagaaattcaAGTTTGCTTGAATTTTTCTGGTGTAAAACAAACCGAAGCAAGCCTgagaaaaacaagtttgtttgcaagtgaaccaCGATTCGAAGGTGTGAAAGTGTTCTTAAACAAGGCACTTAAAACTAAATTAACTTTCTGTGCAACAAGTCCCAACCTGTGCACCTCACTCAATTTCTATCCAGCACAGACTCTACGTGGGCCAAAGGCACTAGTTGCTCCACACGAAGGGATCTTATACTATGGCAGTCAAGGTAAAAACTTATGGAGAAATTCTATAGAAATCAGTGGTCACACCTGCCAACAGGCATGATGTCACAGCGCATCCGCCATCTTAGTAAAGGAAAGTGCTTGCACAATAGGAACCCATCTTTGGAAAAACACGGATTTCatacaacaacaaaactaaaaaaaaaaggggactAGAAAATCGTGTAAAATTAAATGTATCTTAAAAAATGCTGCCCATTTCTTACTCCCAAATTGCCCTGAGCAGAAACGTAAAACCTCTGATCTGGCAATACTGAAGTGCCCTTTGGCCAGCCCTCATCATCGCTTAGCTTCGCACGCCCCGCCCCTCACAGAGGTCACTGCACAGCCTATACGGGTGTCAATATGGCGGCACCCACAGGGAGCTCCCTGCGGTATGTAGGATATGCCAGGCAATGGTTTTGTTTCAGACAAAACCGTTTTTTTATCGTTCCAAACCGGAGTCATTCCGTGTCAGAAAGTGGCGTTTTGTCTTTGCTAAGCAAGCGAGGGATTTTGAAGGACGCTTTTCCGGATACAGCTGGCCAGCTGCAGCTTCCCATGTTGTTAGAGTCTGGCTCTCAGACTGTGTACTGCGGCTTTGACCCCACAGCTGAGAGCCTGCATGTGGGCAACCTTCTGGCCATCATCGGGCTCCTTCATTTCCGAAGCGCCGGTCACAATGCCATTGCTCTGATTGGGGGAGCCACTGCCCAGATCGGAGACCCGAGCGGAaaggccagagagagagagccactgTCTGAGAAGAGTATAGAAACAAATACCAGAGGGATAAGGGACTGTCTGGAGCGTGTTTTTACTAATCATGAACTGTATTCGCCTCGCAACTCCAAAAAGCCGCTGGGGACGGTGAATATCTTGAACAACGCCACCTGGTACAGAGGCAGGGATGTGGTTGAGTTCTTGTCCACGGTTGGGAGGCATTTCCGCATGGGGACTCTGCTCAGCAGACATAGCGTGCAGTCCCGCTTGAAAAGCGCAGAGGGTATGAGTCTGACCGAGTTCTCCTATCAGATCTTTCAAGCCTACGATTTTTATCATTTGAATCAGCATTACGACTGCAGAATTCAGCTTGGGGGTACCGACCAACTCGGAAACCTGATGTCTGGATATGAACTGATTCACAAGTAATGTAAAATCTAGTAAGATTCAGATGTTGTATTATGTTGGTTATTTGTTGTGCTATGATAAGTTCGGTCTCTAGACACTTGCTTGAAGGTGTTCTGTCAACACCTATCATATTATTAATACTGGACAATCTTTTTACGATTCCCTTATTACCAAATTATATTTGGTGGCAATACAATGGCAGCTACCGCAAAGGTGTCAGTCACAGCggtaacatttatattttgactacaaaactaaacacaaaaaaatacacctGAACATACTGTTAAATGTAATTCATGGAGCCTAAAATACTATATGCTAAAATGAATCATGCCTATATTCCGTGGTCACAAATTGTatgctgtcaatgctgtgattgactgCTGCTCAAATCACTGCGAGCAAGACAAACTGTAGATCACCCACAAAATCCTAtacgtttacaattttagataacccaatttgtTGTATTATGAAAACAGTTATATTAACATAACCTTAAGGGCCAAACTCATTCAAGCTGACAATTTCATTCAGGAAAACTTGTTTTTTAGTCAAATCAGATTTGCCGTGCAGGCTGGACGCCTTTCATCCAGAGCTTCCACCACACCTTCAAATAATGTTGCATTTCTTTTCGACTGGTCCGTATTTTCtgatttttcaaactttttttaaaactggaccccttctgtctggaggtttttGCTTAAGTACCCCTTTACATTTTTCACTGTACTGGTACCACAGTTGCATAAAActaaaggcagaataatctgattaacagattaatgTAGAATTTATGTCACAACGGTTTGGGACTGAAACACAGCTGCTTAAGGATAAAATACCAATCAataattcttaaacatttttgtttggaTGCATAGTAGTATTTGTGAATCTTGTCAAACACACAAGATttgctttctattcagcaaaattattataaataatccataatagtctgcactgtaaatgttgatcacattaccatttacttcccatctctgcataattttgtgtgccatttaaatTGTTTACAATAATAGACAAGAATATTTCATCAGACTTAATCTTTGGGCTAGTGTCTATCTGATGTGTGACAAaatacactgatttcattttgaaAGGGTTTAAGACTTTGTTGCCAGTCCACTGTTTTATGCCATTCTCCCTGTCCCCTAGCTAAACAATCCATTGCCAAATATTTAAGGCAATTATTTCAAATTAGGAACTGAATTGTAGGAAAATAGCTTGAACTAAAAAAAATGACCACCTTTAAGCCAAATATTTTGGCTAAGGGGCAATAGCACCAGATTGTTCACTactgccacatttccatctgcaccatgaagccagtctgtaaaactcaatctcatctcattccaGTAACAAACTGAGGCTGGTTACATCCAGTCTACAATCCAGTCTGCAACCGGACAGTACGCAAAAGTCAAAGATGACCTTTATATATAATTGctatactaaaagaaacttggattcagtgaaaatgttttaaaacattaaaaaatactttctctaaatgtttattttagtgtttctaaattcagtACTCTCCTTTtcactttatataaaagaaagacCAACAGAATCTTTACAAAGTTTAGCTAAAAAAGAGAGTCCTGCAAATCTGGACTGTGTTTCATACCCACCTCAGTCAATGAAGTGCACAATGGGGCAGTGgggacaaaaatacatttcaatactttCTAACAGAATTGGCTTCATATTATGCCCCGCTTTGTATATGAATGTGAACACCCCAGCCCCAAAGCACTGCAagcttaaaaaataacaaaaaagaattaGATACTGTATTCTGTATTCACATCTGCATAATATTGGTAACATTGGT
This window of the Polyodon spathula isolate WHYD16114869_AA chromosome 7, ASM1765450v1, whole genome shotgun sequence genome carries:
- the yars2 gene encoding tyrosine--tRNA ligase, mitochondrial; this translates as MAAPTGSSLRYVGYARQWFCFRQNRFFIVPNRSHSVSESGVLSLLSKRGILKDAFPDTAGQLQLPMLLESGSQTVYCGFDPTAESLHVGNLLAIIGLLHFRSAGHNAIALIGGATAQIGDPSGKAREREPLSEKSIETNTRGIRDCLERVFTNHELYSPRNSKKPLGTVNILNNATWYRGRDVVEFLSTVGRHFRMGTLLSRHSVQSRLKSAEGMSLTEFSYQIFQAYDFYHLNQHYDCRIQLGGTDQLGNLMSGYELIHKVTEQQVFGLTIPLVTTSTGDKLGKTAGNAVWLNREKTSPFELYQYFVRQLDSNAERYLKLFTFLPLPEIEHIMDQHGREPEKRGAQKRLAAEVTKLVHGKEGLESAKRCTNALYQGSLDALEKMTDEELQELFREAPFYELLLEPGTSVLDMCRKASAIPDGARGYQMITDGGVWLNHARVTSPEQVLIPGQHILNNGLTLIRIGKKNFYIVKWLRL